The Geothrix oryzae DNA window ATCCACCTCCTCCGCAGCGCCGCCCATCAGGCGCTCGGCTACCGGGACCGGGCCTGGCTGGACCTCCTGGAAGGGCAGCTGTCCCGCCTGCCGCTGTGGAAGCGCCTCGTGGTGGCACGGGCTTTCCGCAAGGTTCCGGACCTTCCCTCGGCGCGCCGCCTGGCCTGGGGCGAGCGCCTCATCCGGCTGGCTCCCCGCATGGCGCGGCTGCGCCACCTGCAGGGCATCCTCCTGCTCCGGTGCGGCGAGGCCGAGGCACTGCACCAGGCCTGGGTCCACTTCGAGGCGACCCTGCCCCTGGCCTGGGACGATCCCCTGGTCCTCGATGACCTGATGCTGGCCGGCCTGCAGCACGGCCGCGAGGATGTGGCCGAGCGGGCCCTGGCCGTGCTCATGGCCCGCCACGGCGACCCGCGCCTGTCCTGGGACCGCGGGGCCGCCGGCATGCACCTGCTGCGCAGCGGCCATCCCGCCGAAGCCCTGGCCCTCATCCAGGCCCTGCCTCCGGAGCGGCGCACGCAGCCCCAGCACTGGCTGGTGGAGAGCATCTCCCGGCGCCGGCTGGGAGATCTCGAAGGTTCCTGGCAGGTGGCCGAAGCCGCGGTCCGCCAGCTTCCGGAGGCCTTCCGCCTCTGGATGGAGCGCCACCAGATCGCGCTGGAGCTCCGCCGCGATGACGAGGCGCTCCGCAGCCTGGAGCGGGGCTGGAAGGTCATCCCGGGCGGCGCCGAGGGAGAATCCCTCCGGCAGGAATGGCAGCTCCGGCGAGCCGAGTTCGCCTTCTGGTGGGAGGACCAGCCGGACCTGGCGAAGTCGCTTCTCGAGAAGCTTCCGCCCGAACACCAGGGTCAGCATCACCCTCCCCTCCTCCTGCAGATCGAGGTGGCCCTGGGCGAGTACGAAACCGCCTACGCCGAGGTGATCGACCTCCTCAAAGCCGAGCCCGGCAACCCGGAGCTCCTGCTGCTCCAGGCGGACTGCCTGGCGGGCATGGAGACCTGGGAAGCCCTGCTGCCCTACCTGAACGGCCTGGGCGAGGCCTGCCGGGAGTACCCGGCCTTCTGGCACCTGCGGGGCCTGGCCCAGGCCAACCTGGGCGATCACCTGCCGGCCCGCCTCGATCTCGAGCGCGCCGTCCGCCTGGATCCCCAGCACCTGAGGTACCTGCTGGACGCGGGCCACGGCTGTGCCGAGCTGGGGGACTGGGATCGCGCCGAGGGCCACTGGCGCCAGGCCCTGCAAGTCGATGGCCGGTCCGAGGAGGCCCTCATCCACCTGGCCGAGGCGCGGAGGGAGCTGGAGGACCTCGAGGGCGCCCGGCGCTACCTGCGCGAATGCCTGCTGCACCATCCCGACAGCGCGGATGCCCAGGCGCGGCTGGCCGAGCTGGAAGCCAATTAGTAGGCGTTGAGGGTTTCTTAACAAGGCTTAACAAAACTACACAACACTTAACAACGATGCCTTTCAGAGCAGAGGTAGCCTGGGCCGAAACACTCGACCCGGAGTTTCTGTGTTCCCTGGTGCATCCGCGCTTTGCCGTGATCTTGTCCGTCTTCTGCCGAAGGCCTTCTGCTGGGTTCGGCGACGGTTGGGCCGCCTTTGCCAACCGGGCGGGCTTCGCGAAAGCGGGCTTGGTGTTGGA harbors:
- a CDS encoding tetratricopeptide repeat protein; amino-acid sequence: MLSARLRPVLGLLLILVVVVLSLEGFRQEPRFGWILAGTLLVGMWLGWAIRQVWIYPALLARAEILWSAGEPASAVAECLDRAPLATGELGYRIHLLRSAAHQALGYRDRAWLDLLEGQLSRLPLWKRLVVARAFRKVPDLPSARRLAWGERLIRLAPRMARLRHLQGILLLRCGEAEALHQAWVHFEATLPLAWDDPLVLDDLMLAGLQHGREDVAERALAVLMARHGDPRLSWDRGAAGMHLLRSGHPAEALALIQALPPERRTQPQHWLVESISRRRLGDLEGSWQVAEAAVRQLPEAFRLWMERHQIALELRRDDEALRSLERGWKVIPGGAEGESLRQEWQLRRAEFAFWWEDQPDLAKSLLEKLPPEHQGQHHPPLLLQIEVALGEYETAYAEVIDLLKAEPGNPELLLLQADCLAGMETWEALLPYLNGLGEACREYPAFWHLRGLAQANLGDHLPARLDLERAVRLDPQHLRYLLDAGHGCAELGDWDRAEGHWRQALQVDGRSEEALIHLAEARRELEDLEGARRYLRECLLHHPDSADAQARLAELEAN